The Castanea sativa cultivar Marrone di Chiusa Pesio chromosome 11, ASM4071231v1 genome contains a region encoding:
- the LOC142616118 gene encoding uncharacterized protein LOC142616118 yields the protein MGSNSCSSSSSSSKPRKLKFTLSPFLCLLFLFLNVPTTTTTAAIFRNPFRKPEILYSQHCNGVVPEPHLSSGNVPFSLSDDFLRFEFSFFSGGIGIFNPSYIQTTASHGVHKFKATLYIRDPLKYSVSRWWHLGSIKFWEEDLAFYVNGYWSESSGKLCMVGLGKNYSKVVLKLNYSKNNTIYGSLIDGTLESLHMESDYNYFEPIVIMGLSQNPNYQYQLVDNVSCFSGERGGRDKNNIDINLSLSKLDRGVCFIFDGRTSVYELEYWSDCGSVNCNPLGGSIGYLPNWIAFRRVRCDQHSRKVQMLIGFPNPSSGMEFEFPGPNATLIAEGAWDEKDNQFCGVACRILANASVGDCSIGLSLRFPAVLSLRNWRSTVGEIWSKKDVNDSEYFGRIGFQSWERPFDPQGLRYEYTEIEEVRNSCALGEETVEGKGKSYPDGFSQDMGFDMLVRNTEGKVASGFLRPQFVGDVLYVQQDELKSNHSRMLNMSYRIGFTPPPDFRFGADAIYKFVHISAEGIYDRDTGVLCMIGCRHLDFQLNDQYSIKNGSLDCETRIKVQFPPLHAEQAEIAKGTIESRRSKSDPLYFESLQLSSNSITTTQAKESIWKMKLEITMVVICCGGLIFGVLFRSRCILPKRFRDSTYYWQ from the coding sequence ATGGGCTCAAACtcatgttcttcttcttcttcgtcttcaaAACCCAGGAAATTGAAATTCACACTCAGTCCCTTCCTTTGCTTACTATTCTTATTCCTCAACgtccccaccaccaccaccaccgccgccATTTTCCGAAACCCGTTTCGGAAACCCGAAATCCTGTACTCCCAGCACTGCAACGGCGTCGTTCCCGAGCCCCATTTATCCTCCGGCAATGTCCCCTTCTCCCTCTCCGACGATTTCCTCCGCTTCGAATTCTCATTTTTCTCCGGCGGCATCGGAATCTTCAACCCCTCATATATCCAAACCACCGCCTCCCATGGCGTTCACAAGTTCAAAGCCACCCTGTACATTCGAGACCCGTTAAAGTACTCTGTTTCCCGTTGGTGGCATTTGGGAAGTATTAAGTTTTGGGAAGAAGATTTGGCGTTTTACGTTAATGGGTATTGGTCAGAATCTTCTGGGAAGCTCTGCATGGTCGGATTGGGGAAGAATTATTCTAAGGTTGTTCTTAAGCTTAATTATTCAAAGAATAATACCATTTATGGCAGTTTAATTGATGGTACACTAGAGAGCTTGCATATGGAAAGTGATTATAATTACTTTGAACCGATTGTGATAATGGGTTTGTCTCAGAATCCAAATTATCAGTATCAACTGGTTGATAACGTGAGTTGTTTTAGTGGGGAGAGAGGTGGGAGAGATAAGAATAATATTGATATTAATTTGTCTCTAAGCAAATTGGACCGTGGTGTTTGTTTCATTTTCGATGGACGGACTAGTGTTTATGAATTGGAATATTGGAGTGATTGTGGTAGTGTGAATTGCAATCCTTTAGGTGGGAGTATTGGGTATTTGCCTAATTGGATTGCTTTTCGCAGGGTTCGGTGTGACCAGCACAGCAGAAAGGTACAGATGTTGATTGGTTTTCCTAATCCTAGTAGTGGTATGGAATTTGAATTTCCTGGTCCTAATGCGACATTGATTGCTGAGGGTGCTTGGGATGAGAAAGATAACCAGTTTTGTGGTGTTGCGTGCAGAATTTTGGCTAATGCTTCTGTTGGAGATTGCTCGATTGGGTTGAGTTTGAGATTTCCGGCGGTTTTGTCATTGAGGAATTGGAGAAGCACTGTGGGTGAAATTTGGAGCAAGAAAGATGTGAATGATTCAGAATACTTTGGAAGAATTGGGTTTCAGAGTTGGGAAAGACCTTTTGACCCCCAAGGTCTTAGATATGAGTATACTGAAATTGAGGAAGTAAGAAATTCTTGTGCACTAGGGGAGGAAACTGTTGAGGGCAAGGGTAAGTCTTATCCTGATGGGTTTTCCCAGGACATGGGATTTGATATGTTGGTGAGGAACACCGAAGGAAAGGTAGCGTCGGGTTTCTTAAGGCCACAATTTGTGGGAGATGTGCTTTATGTACAACAGGATGAGCTGAAAAGTAACCATAGCAGAATGTTGAATATGAGTTACAGGATTGGCTTCACACCTCCACCTGATTTTAGGTTTGGAGCTGATGCTATATACAAATTTGTCCATATTTCTGCTGAAGGAATATATGATAGGGATACTGGTGTCCTGTGCATGATAGGATGTCGGCATCTTGATTTTCAATTGAATGATCAATATTCGATTAAAAATGGTTCATTGGACTGTGAAACAAGGATTAAAGTTCAGTTCCCTCCACTGCATGCAGAGCAGGCTGAAATTGCTAAGGGAACTATTGAAAGCAGGCGATCAAAGTCAGATCCTCTTTACTTTGAAAGTCTACAGCTATCTTCAAATTCGATAACCACTACCCAAGCTAAGGAATCCATTTGGAAAATGAAATTGGAGATTACCATGGTTGTGATTTGTTGTGGTGGTCTGATATTTGGTGTTCTATTTAGAAGCCGCTGCATTCTTCCTAAGAGGTTTAGAGACAGTACCTATTATTGGCAATGA